The region ATCTGTTAGAATCTTTTCAaacaatgtttttaaaatgtataattGTAGTAAATTAATTGCTGATGTGATGTTCTGTGGTCTATAATTAACCATAGTACTTGTACAAAGGTTCTTGTTAAGTAGGTCTAAAGGTGACACCATAAAAAAGTCAGAAAGCAACAACGCCTTAATTCAGAATTACCATTACAAGTTACCGTTACCGTTTAAATAGTCACACTATTCACTATTATAGTTCATGGGCCCAAGGCCAAACCACAGTAATGTTCACTGTGTACTCTGAGGAGAGTTGGGCTTGTTGTGTTCAGCTGAAGGTGACCACACGTCTGGAGATGCCAGTGAGGAGATGTCTCCAGTGGTCCGTAGATTGACACGGAGGAGCCTCTTCAGTTAGCGCCTCTGGCTACCTGGGGCAACCACACCTCCACAAACTTAACGAGCTTAACGTCTTAACGAGCTAGCTGACGAGCTGAGGTGAAGGGTGTTGATTGGCatgggtggtgtttgtgtggtttatGAAGTGCTCATGAGGGATCTTGTGCATGTGGAGGTTATTGAGGCTTTGTGTTCCTGGTTTCGGAGTGTACACGAAGAAACTGGTGGAGTTACTGAGGTGTAATGGTGAAGCTGGTGTAATAGAGTAACTTGGTGTAGTTATGGTGTCGTTTGTGAAGATGGTGAAGTGGTGGTGTAATAAGTTGGTGTAGTGGCGGTGCAGTAGGTGAAGATGGTGAAGTGGTGGTGTAATAAGTTGGTGTAGTGGCGGTGCAGTAGGTGAAGATGGTGAAGTGGTGGTGTAATAAGTTGGTGTAGTGGCGGTGCAGTAGGTGAAGATGGTGAAGTGGTGGTGTAATAAGTTGGTGTAGTGGCGGTGCAGTAGGTGAAGATGGAGAAGTGGTGGTGTAATAAGTTGGTGTAGTGGCGGTGCAGTAGGTGAAGATGGAGAAGTGGTGGTGTAATAAGTTGGTGTAGTGGCGGTGCAGTAGGTGAAGATGGTGAAGTGGTGGTGTAATAAGTTGGTGTAGTGGCGGTGCAGTAGGTGAAGATGGTGAAGTGGTGGTGTAATAAGTTGGTGTAGTGGCGGTGCAGTAGGTGAAGATGGTGAAGTGGTGGTGTAATAAGTTGGTGTAGTGGCGGTGCAGTAGGTGAAGATGGTGAAGTGGTGGTGTAATAAGTTGGTGTAGTGGCGGTGCAGTAGGTGAAGATGGTGAAGTGGTGGTGTAATAAGTTGGTGTAGTGGCGGTGCAGTAGGTGAAGATGGTGAAGTGGTGGTGTAATAAGTTGGTGTAGTGGCGGTGCAGTAGGTGAAGATGGAGAAGTGGTGGTGTAATAAGTTGGTGTAGTGGCGGTGCAGTAGGTGAAGATGGTGAAGTGGTGGTGTAATAAGTTGGTGTAGTGGCGGTGCAGTAGGTGAAGATGGTGAAGTGGTGGTGTAATAAGTTGGTGTAGTGGCGGTGCAGTAGGTGAAGATGGTGAAGTGGTGGTGTAATAAGTTGGTGTAGTGGCGGTGCAGTAGGTGAAGATGGTGAAGTGGTGGTGTAATAAGTTGGTGTAGTGGCGGTGCAGTAGGTGAAGATGGTGAAGTGGTGGTGTAATAAGTTGGTGTAGTGGCGGTGCAGTAGGTGAAGATGGTGAAGTGGTGGTGTAATAAGTTGGTGTAGTGGCGGTGCAGTAGGTGAAGATGGTGTGGTCTGGTTTCAGTGCATTGAACCTTATTCTCAGCGTTGTGTGTGGACATATTGGATCGTTTAGTTTCGAGGtggagaataataataatagctgaTTGTGTTTCAGTATTTCACtgttgtctctttctctgtttcctcctctctctctctctctctctctctctctcccccccctcctcccagcGGTGATGGCAGGTCCGAGGCCCGTGGTGTTGACTGGTCCCTCAGGGGCGGGGAAGAGTACCCTCTTGAAACGTCTGCTCCAGGAGTTTGACGGTGTGTTCGGCTTCAGCGTCTCCCGTAAGTGTGAGAGGCCCGACCACTCCGATAACTCCACCCCACTGCAGGCGGAGGCCAGGCACGTCTTTGCATTTGCGTGTTTGATGCTGTGTGCGTGCAGGCGTGTGTGATGGTCAGATCTGTGATGGCGTACTGCCCCCAGTCTAACCAACCTGCTCTTCTGTTTCGCTCAGATACGACACGGAAACCTCGTCCAGGAGAGCAGGATGGAAAAGGTCCCGACTGTCCTGTCACGTTTCTGGTCATGAGTGGCGTAAGGCAGCGTGGTCAGACATGGCCGCACGTGTACGGCAGGACGATAACCCACCTGTGCTGTTTTCTCCCGTCCAGACTACCATTACGTGAGCAGAGAGGTGATGCAGGCCAGTATCAACCAGGGGGAGTTCATCGAGAGCGCAGAATTCTCAGGGAACATGTATggaaccaggtacacacactctccattattactgtgtgtgtgtgtgtgtgtgtgtgtgtgtgtgtgtgtgtgtgtgtgtgtaagactagTGATGTCATCCGTGTGTTCACCAGCAAAGCTGCAGTGCAGGAGGTTCAGAGCCAGAACTTGATCTGCGTTTTGGACGTTGACATGCAGGGCGTGAAGAGCATCAAGAGGACTGAACTGAACCCCATCTACATCTCCATCCAGCCTCCATCCATGGAAGTGCTGGTAGAAACCGCCTCCACCTTCTCAACACTGCTGTACCTGTGGTGGCTTGATTCAGAAATTCCTCTGGGTTCCTTATGATGTTGTTGCCTAACATCTCTGTTCTTGTGCGGTACCTGAGATCGCATGACCAACCACTCTCACACTGTGGATGTTGCAGGAACAGAGATTACGGGAGCGGAAGACGGAGAGTGTGGAGAGTCTACAGAAACGTTTGCAGGCAGCACGTGTGGACATGGAGATTAGTGAGTTCATCTTCACAGTTCTGAGGACACCTGTAGTTTTACAAAAATACAGAATGTTGATGGCCGTTGTGTACTACTGTTCTGAATTTGTATTTTAGCATTTTTCTGATGGTAACTCACCTTTCAGGCAAAGAGCCAGGACTGTTTGACGTTGTCATCATCAACGACCACCTAGAAGACGCGTATGAGAAGTTAAGAGGAGCTCTTCTTCTGGTGAGGTCTTCTCCCTCGTTAGTCAGGGCCCATGGGCCAGTCAGGGCCTTCAGCATGTCAGCCAGTGAAGCCTAGTCTCATCTCGGTCTCATCTCGGTCTCACCTCGGTCTCATCTCCGTCTCACCTCCGTCTCACTTGACCTTCACTGTGTCTGGAATCTCTGTATCTCTGGTGTGATCCATCTCTTCTCGCACCAACAGGAAATCCAAAAAGTCAAAGATGCTGAGAGGGCGTAGCAGCCTCGGCCATCTACGTCCAGCTCCCCCGTCCAGACCGGAACATTCCGCCCTGCTCCAACCTGCTCCACCCTCTGCTGCACCGCTGTCTCCACCCTAAACGACTCCCTGAAGGTTCCTGTAACAACACGTCTGCACAAGAAGGTGAAGGAACATTGTGCAGGAGAAGCTGCACTATTAAAGACCAGAAGCACTCTGAACCTTCAGCTCCGTCACCGTTGCTGAACCAATTTTGATGGTAAACAAAAAGCTAGAAAGATCCTCTGGACTTGTGGAGGAACTGAAGGAGTTAcagcacataaacacataaacacaaacacataaacacatctacacgtCTACATGTCCTTACGTACGAAGCAGCTTTATAAACTACAAGAGCATTCTTCACTTTGTGCACTCCAGACGATGTGATGTTTCCTACTGAACTGTGTTGATACGACCGAGCTGTCGTGGTTTCTGCTTTAATTCTTTGGTTGAATCTCAACATGCCTCGtgcttttgctttgttttttatCTTCCCCAccctgatccccccccccccccccggtcgtATCTAATACGCTCGTCCCTGTCACATAGCAGCTGCCAATCAGCGAGGGCGAAGGCCGTCACGTGTTTCCTCCGAAGCACACGCAGCCAATCACTACATCTTTTTGAGCTGCTGCTCATGTagcatcggggggggggggagcaacaCGCTCTGAGGATAGCACTTTCCGCCCCCTTTGTGATgcacgtgctcacacacacgcctcctCTTCTGTTTTTAAGTGTCTTCTGCGTGTGAACAACAGAAGCATCACGGAACAAAACACCCTGCTGCCTCGGCAGAAACCTCGTTaaccacacacatcccacacactcCAGCTCTGTTGTACGCTTGCCATCTAGTGTGTATGACTTTCTAGAATGTTCCTGGTTAGTCTTGTGGTATTTACACTAATAAGATTGTGCTTTTCTGGAGCTTAAAGTGGTGCGTATTGCTTATGATTCAGGTTTATAGTGTATGTACAGTTTACCGAAGGAAATGCCGATCGTTGAATCAGTTCAGGCTGCGTTATATTTCAGTTTGGGCCCAAATTCTGAATGAATCCACAGTCCACATTTAAAACTACAGCAATGTGAGCATAATAGTCCATTTCTAACTTTCAAAAGCACCCCTTAAAGTAGAACACGTATGTGGCATGATTGAAAATGCAAACAGGCCCCACATGCGCTATCTGCACTGTTGGCCAAATTTGAACTACAGGCTGTgctctgctgccccctgctggagaaCCCTAATCTGGGCTCTCCCTAGACTGATATGCAGCACCTAGAAGACTTGTGCTCAGGGGCAGAGAGGGTGCTGTAGTGAGATGGTAGAAGGCCTGGGCTTTGAGCTTTCTCTCAGATGGATGAACCTCACTCACCAGAGCAGTTGTAACACTTCTTCTAGCCATGCTGAGCTTGGTCTGGTGTGAGCGGACATCTACGGCTACCTCCCCCACAGCTGACCTACCCTGACCCGCTCCGACTCGCTGTGGGAGGAACgctcaaagcacacacacacacacacgggcctcTCCCGGCCGGCTCTGCCCACACGTGTGTCCAGGAGACCGCGGTCTGTTACGGGAGGACTGGCTGACGTAGTTTTGGTTTAGTATAATTTGAGGTGGTTGACTTGGAAACCTGAGGACATATTGTGAAAGGCTCTGTAGTCTCAGTTTACGTGGGTGGAAGCCATACCAACCCTGCACTGTGATTTACAGGAATCGCCGTATGACCTCGTCACTGTCCTATTTTGAATTGGTCCATGTACTCAGAACACCCCAGGATCAGACAGGCCAAGCTGTGACAGCGTTGCACTTTCATACATAGCAGATGTCAGCTGTGGATGTCAGAACTTTTGTTTACATCGACTACTTATTTTAGCAAATACAAACAATACATATAACATCACGTGGATATTTACGTTGTTTTAGCTGAATGCTACTTATGTTAATATAGTAACGTATTAATCTGGATGATCTTAAGCGCGTCTGTATTTAAAGGTGAAGCTCGTGTTATTTATAGCCATAGCCCTCCGTAAACACGACTGGTCAGCCCAGTTGTAGCTAACGGTGTCATGGGACCCCTGCCTTGAGGACAGCTCACTGGCTTAGGTGCGTTTCCTAGACACAGAAACCGTTGAAGTAACGAGCTGAAAGAGGTTTTGAGTTACACAAACTCTTCTTCTCAAGTTACGTGATGTTTTCGGGCGTTTTAAGACTGGTCTAATGTTTTAGAGCGTTTTAAGACTGGTCTAGCTTAAGGTGTGACAAAATCAGGGGACATTTGTTTTTAATCTAATAATGTTGAGTGTCACATTGACTGATATTCACAGCAATACTGACCACACGTGTAAACCACCGTGGTGTTTGTTGGTCTTTACTGGGGCTCAAACTGAATCCATTCCTCtgcccttcactctctctctctctctctctctcttcttcgaACAATTCCAGTTTGTTTTGGACACACCTGTCCAGTGGGGTGCGTTTTTAATAATTGTGCACTGACATGGTGTTGTCTTTAACAAACGAATTTACAAACAAAATGTTAGTGGCTTTCTGACACAAGTCTGTCTGGGTTTATGTTTAATCTTTTTACGTGTACCTCACAAGTaataaaaatgcacaaatacagAACAGTGACTTGGCCCAGATGTGATTTACTGAACGCTGCACTGACCCAGTCCGGCCGAGTTTCACCTGAACACCAACCTGCTCACCTGCTTTGGCCTCTACGTCTGGGTGGAGGTGCGTCTCCTCATACTCACACCCCCCGGGGATTGGCCTGTAGTCCCATATGAGAGCGCTacacccccccatcaccacccaacaccacccactggGACCACAGCTCAGGAAAACGGCCCGCTGCACTAGCACAGGTACAGGACAGCTCCAGACTACATGTACATGACACGGTGGCTTCTAGGTTTATATGAAAGGTCAAATTTAAAGGTCATCACTTTGACGCAGGCTCAGACATGTGAGCAGAACTCCGattggctgttgtgtttttaacAGACCGATTCCACATACCCGTCTTAGCGGTGACACTGAAAAACCACACAGCCACAACACGGTGACGTTCCGAGCTGAGACTCTGAGCCAGTAGACTTATTTATTGAAAAACGAAAACACATTGAGAGAAAATTCACACACGTTTGTTCAGAAGCGCAGAACGAGCAGCAGTGTTCGCATCACTTCCTGCTCAACACTGCCGCACCTGGACAGAAGCAGCAACTACAACTGACAGTTATATCAGTACATGGACATGTACGCTGTTTTATCACAGATGTAATGCTCTAGGACTTAAAACAAGGGGGTAAATCCGGCATCACGTACGTCAAGTTTGGGGATGTTCCTACACAGATCTGTGATCTGTTTATAGTGCGGTGACTCCTCCCACTTACGTGTAACAGAAGAAGTTGAAGTCCGAGGTGTGATTACCCATAATACATCACTCGTGATGATCACACGTCATGGTATTGGAACACCAATGAACATAACAGACAAAAAGAGTCTTAGAAGAGTCCACATAAAAAAATCAGACCCATGAGAAATGTGGGTCTCGCTCACATTCAGTACTCCAGTCAAAGGGTTGTCCTAAGTTCACATTCAGTACTCCAGTCAAAGGGTTGTCCTAAGTTCAGACACTCACCAAATCTTTTCTTCTTACACTTTTTGGTGCATGTAACAAACGTGGCTCTTCTGATCTAAAAAGGCACGACCCCTACCGAATCTAGGAGGCATCTGAAGGACCTAGGGGTCATCTGAAAGACCTAGGGGTCAACGTGAAATTCAGGAGGACAAGAATCACGAGCTGCTCCAGGTCACATCACTGCCATGTTTGTGGCACACGTATGAGCTTCTTGCTGCCGCTGTTGCGCTGGTCACGTGAGCTTCATTTTGTGCCATCACGTGAACTCTTGTGCCTGCCTTCCAAGGCTAACGGAGAGTAAACCAGCGTGGTGTCAGAAGCGTCTGTGCTCAGCCCACGGCCAGTACATCGACCACTCGTGTTTGATCAGTCAGATCAGATTCATCTGTTCGCTGTGAATATCACTAATGATTCATTAAGGCCAACATTAACTAGCTGTCTCCTCTCAATATAAACATTTGTACATCAGTTATAACAGGTATAAAAGTTAAACTTCCTTAGTACCTTAACACTTAGCTAGTACTTTAgttcagtgtttctgagcacttGGTTGGGAAACACTGCCTTAGTTAAGTGCTGTATACGTATTTTATAACATGTTAAATATTTTGGAACCAACTTTAATCATTTTAGTTGACAACAGCACTCAATGTTACAATGTGACCAATGATAGCAGCTCTTAACTGGAGGCGGGGTCCATCAGAGCACGGCCACGCCCCCATCGCAACGGCTGGTGATCATGTTACCGATCTCGGCCCACGTGTCCTGGTGGGGGTCGTAGATCTCTACCGAGTCCACTGTGATTGGTGCGGAGAAGTCCCGGCTCGAGGACCGCCCACCAATCGCATAGAGCAGCCCGTTGACTGCCGCCACGGTAACGCCCGCACGGGCCACCATCATGGacgccacctccacccacttctCCTGCAGGACGAGACCAACACGTCTTATTTCCACCCGACAGGAGCGTGTGGAGTGGAAAAATAATTACAATCcacaaaaaaattattaaaacaaATTATTTAGCCAAATCTGATTGGTCACGACCAGACAAGCCCCACCTCCTCTGGGCAGTACTTCTCCACAGTATCCAGGGAGCCCAGTGCCTCATTCCACCCGCCCACAGCATAGATACAGTTGTTAAGGCAGGCCACGCCCACATACGCCCTACGGGTCGCCATCACAGGCAGGGCGCTCCAGCGACGGCCAATCGGATCATAGACCTCAGCCGAGCGTAGCTCCACCCCTTCATCGCTGATGCCCCCAATCACGTAGATGAGGCCTTAAAAAACGATTTTAAACAGACAATATCCTGTAGATCACCATGGCAATAAATGACTCAAGCGATGTTTGATCCAAATGGTGTTTACTTTGTGTACTGTGATTATAAACTACCACTAAATCAAATGTGTAGTAGCTTGGCTAGCATTGGGAATACAAACagctgcccccttgtggcagATGCAGGTAAGTACGGCTGGTACCTTGTAGCTCACAGCAGCCGAAGTAGTAGCGTGGGACGGGCATACTCCCAATGACCTCCCACTTATTCTCCACGGGGTCGTAGCGCTCCATGGTCTTCCCAATCTCTGAACCAATCCAACCACCTGTAGCTCACACAGGGTCACGACCCAGGATCAGGTTTGAGTTAACACAGGGTCATGACCCAGGAACAGGTTTGAGTTAACACAGGGTCATGACCCAGGATCAGGTTTGAGTGAGGTGCCGATGATATTTATCAATGACATTATTTGTAATAATCATCAGAAAATGACAAGTCTGACCAACACTGTATGCACCTCCATGGCAGTCtaactgtgtgtctgtctgtctgtctgtctgtctgtgcgtacatgagtgtgtgtgtgtgtctctatgtgtgtgtacgtgtgtgtgtgtgtgtgcgtgcacgtatgtgtgtctgtgtatgtgtgtgtgtgtacgagtgtgtgtgtgtgcgcgcgggtgtgtgtgtgtctgtgtgtgtacatatgtgtgtgtgtgtgtgtgtgtgtgtaccaagtGCGTAGAGTGCCCCGTGGCAGGAACACAGGCCCACACCACAGCGTGGGTGGTTCAGCGATGACACTGCGGCCCACTGCTTGGTCACGGGGTCAAAACGCTCCGTGCAGTCAAAGATCATGGAGTCCTTCTCACCTGCACCAAACACACGTGACCTTTGAACACACGTGACCTTCCAACGCACATGACCTTCCAACACACGTGCATACAGGCGTTCACTCTGACCTCCGACCACGTAGATCATGCCCTCCAGGACGCTGACGCCCAGCCCACTGCGGGCCTGGTGCAGGGAGGACACGGTGGTCCAGTACTGGCTGAAGGAGTCGAAGCGCTCCACACAGCTCAGCGCCCTGCTGTCACTCCAACGCCCCCCCTGCAGACGCGTGTAGCCCcctggtggagggagggggaagTGTGTAagt is a window of Brachyhypopomus gauderio isolate BG-103 chromosome 14, BGAUD_0.2, whole genome shotgun sequence DNA encoding:
- the guk1a gene encoding guanylate kinase isoform X2 is translated as MAGPRPVVLTGPSGAGKSTLLKRLLQEFDGVFGFSVSHTTRKPRPGEQDGKDYHYVSREVMQASINQGEFIESAEFSGNMYGTSKAAVQEVQSQNLICVLDVDMQGVKSIKRTELNPIYISIQPPSMEVLEQRLRERKTESVESLQKRLQAARVDMEISKEPGLFDVVIINDHLEDAYEKLRGALLLEIQKVKDAERA
- the guk1a gene encoding guanylate kinase isoform X1 — encoded protein: MYVRLLSRFFSAVMAGPRPVVLTGPSGAGKSTLLKRLLQEFDGVFGFSVSHTTRKPRPGEQDGKDYHYVSREVMQASINQGEFIESAEFSGNMYGTSKAAVQEVQSQNLICVLDVDMQGVKSIKRTELNPIYISIQPPSMEVLEQRLRERKTESVESLQKRLQAARVDMEISKEPGLFDVVIINDHLEDAYEKLRGALLLEIQKVKDAERA